Proteins encoded together in one Vitis vinifera cultivar Pinot Noir 40024 chromosome 4, ASM3070453v1 window:
- the LOC100259329 gene encoding CBL-interacting serine/threonine-protein kinase 25 — MEEVRSMLFGKYETGRLLGKGTFAKVYYAKHMVSGESVAIKVINKDYVKKEGMMEQIKREISVMRLVRHPNIVELKEVMATKTKIFFVMEYVRGGELFAKVAKGKLKEDQSRKYFQQLISAIDFCHSRGVSHRDLKPENLLLDENEDLKVSDFGLSALPEQLRNDGLLHTQCGTPAYVAPEVLRKKGYDGAKADMWSCGVILFVLLAGFLPFQEENLMKMYRKVFKAEYQFPPWFSSEAKRLISKLLVADPQRRITIPAIMRVPWFRKGFSRPVAFSIEEPFPDKPEDSDTLKLEAAKSTNSPSPAFFNAFEFISSMSSGFDLSSLFENQKKAGSMFTSKCSAAAIMAKIELVAKGLKFRVAKVKDFKLKLQGQSEGRKGRLSLTAEVFEVAPEVAIVELLKSAGDTLEYAKFCEEDVRPALKDIVWTWQGDNHNGNVSNNIVECEN, encoded by the coding sequence ATGGAAGAGGTCAGGAGTATGCTGTTTGGGAAGTATGAAACGGGGAGGTTGCTCGGGAAAGGGACCTTCGCCAAGGTCTACTATGCTAAGCATATGGTGTCCGGGGAGAGCGTTGCGATCAAAGTAATCAACAAAGACTATGTGAAAAAGGAAGGAATGATGGAGCAAATCAAACGAGAAATATCGGTGATGCGATTAGTACGACACCCCAATATCGTTGAGCTCAAAGAAGTGATGGCCACAAAGACCAAGATCTTCTTTGTGATGGAGTACGTTCGCGGCGGCGAGCTATTCGCCAAGGTCGCCAAGGGGAAACTGAAAGAAGATCAGTCCAGAAAGTACTTTCAGCAGCTCATCAGCGCTATCGATTTCTGTCACAGCCGTGGCGTCTCTCACCGTGATCTCAAGCCGGAAAATCTTCTCCTGGATGAAAACGAAGACCTTAAAGTGTCTGATTTTGGGTTGTCGGCGTTGCCGGAGCAGCTCCGGAACGATGGACTTCTTCACACACAGTGTGGGACTCCGGCATATGTCGCGCCGGAGGTTTTGAGGAAGAAAGGGTATGATGGGGCCAAAGCAGATATGTGGTCTTGTGGGGTTATCCTCTTTGTACTTCTTGCAGGGTTTCTACCTTTTCAAGAAGAGAATCTGATGAAGATGTATAGGAAGGTTTTCAAGGCTGAATATCAGTTCCCACCATGGTTTTCATCAGAAGCCAAAAGACTAATATCAAAGCTCCTGGTAGCTGACCCTCAAAGACGGATAACAATACCGGCAATAATGCGAGTTCCCTGGTTCCGAAAAGGGTTTTCAAGGCCTGTTGCTTTTTCAATAGAAGAACCATTCCCGGACAAGCCTGAGGACAGTGATACACTAAAGCTTGAAGCTGCAAAGAGTACCAATTCCCCGTCCCCGGCCTTCTTCAATGCATTTGAGTTCATTTCCTCGATGTCATCGGGCTTCGACTTATCAAGCTTGTTTGAAAATCAGAAGAAGGCTGGATCAATGTTTACCTCCAAGTGCTCGGCGGCTGCGATCATGGCCAAAATTGAGCTGGTGGCCAAGGGTTTGAAGTTTAGGGTTGCAAAGGTGAAGGACTTCAAGTTGAAGCTTCAAGGGCAATCAGAGGGCCGGAAAGGGAGGTTATCGTTGACGGCGGAGGTGTTCGAGGTGGCGCCTGAAGTCGCCATCGTCGAGCTCTTGAAGTCGGCTGGCGATACGTTGGAGTATGCCAAATTCTGTGAGGAAGACGTTAGGCCTGCATTGAAAGACATTGTTTGGACATGGCAAGGTGACAATCACAATGGTAATGTTAGCAACAATATTGTTGAATGTGAAAATTAA